The nucleotide window TCCAAACACGTGTACTTAAAATTGTCTTAAAGACTCACCTAACTGTAGAATTCggatatttttccatttatctGCCAATCCCTGTAATTCCTGAAAAGAGAACAAGAATTGATCAGTAAAGTGTACGATATCATTATATTGAATGATCGCATAATTCTTTTCACTGTATTATGTACAACAGATCAATTGCACAATTATATACTTGGAACTTAATCGAAAGACCAAGTTATAGCAGACTATGtgcaaaattttaataataattttcaggtGTTCTAACAATATTCATCTACTAGTCAATATTTCTCGTTTGTGATTTGCCCTGCATTATCTGCACAGATCAGATACATAACTTCCATAAATTATCGTTTCATTAGGATCGAGAGCACATACTGTAATGTTGTACGAGCTagcactaattgtaagaattattattgtcatcaAGATACCTCCTATAATAGTTTATGTTAAAGATAGAAAATGTGTGGTTAATTGCGAAAATCCGATAACCTGTCATATCCAAggttatgaaaaaattgcgaatttGTGTAACGCGGGTCACAATTGGACGCGATTTATCTTAGGTAAGCCTGGAATTATGATCTAACGTTCATCTAATCCGCTAGCCAAGGTATTTGCAACGATGAAAGTATACCACTATTCTTGCTCAATATTGCGCAAATTTCCAGGCTCTGAAATTATAGTTATGATTCAAAATTACGTTCCTGCTCTTATTGCCGCAACACGGATACAATGCATGTGTTACTGTATTACGTGAACCCAAAAGCGTAATTATTGAAAACTGTGATTAAGatgagaaatttaaatttcggaAGCTTTCTGCAATTCTTACGTTTTGTACGGCTTTATGATTTCCCTGATCGGTCAAATGAATTTCTCTAATTCTCGGCCGATGGATTCCATATACAGAATAAATTTATCTATATTTCAAAACGATGCGTGGTAAATACCGCATGTCGATTTCGAACCATGTTGACGTTAGTAACgtgatcgtaacgattcatgctgatGAAAAACCGTTACTTCaagattttgaatgaaacaaaaacaaaacatactcatattttgaaatctagGGTCCTTCAAaatcataataaaaataataacactgattttttccccaatgtttcgATACGATAacattactaacttcaacttCGTGATTTCGATGGATATGACGTTAAGATGATCTCTGTAATATCGCCCGATGAACGCACTGTCTTCTACGGAGATATTCAGCGTTGCACCGACTCAAGCTCGagtaaaatatacacataaatgCATACAGTCCTATCTCTACATAATATTATCTCTGAACAAAATGTGTGTTACAAGTCAATTAGTCTAACACGCAATCATTGTGGAACATTACACTTCAATTTCGATATCGTCATCGTGTCGTAGACACGGATCAACAAGTTGGTGGGGAATGTGGGTAGTTATTGGGGTATAACAATAGATGGCGAGACACGTCTCTACCCCGTCTGGGGAAGATTAGTAGGTTTTCATCGCTTCTAGCGTCGAGAACAACGCTGATCGTCTTTCATTGGGTGTCCGTGTCGTCGCCTAATCTTCATCTTGACGATTCAAGAGCAGCGAGTAACCGTGCAAAAAATAATCTCAATTgatattacaattttctcaCCGAAAACCTAACAATGGCTCCCATTGGTGAGTAAGAGTTGCGTTTATTAACGTCACTAGGGCGTGCACGGGTCCACAATtacgtaaatataataaaaatgtacaggcCGAATGAGTAGTGATTTACCGAAGCTTTGTTAACCGTCCGAAGCGTCGCGAAAATCTTATCCGGCGGTCTCACCGACTTCGCAAGATGTTTCACTAAACCGAGACCGAGTCCTCGGTTACAGCCCGTGATCAATATAGATCTCATCAAGCGGTTAGAGTGTCTTGCAGTGATAAAAAGAACACCACTTTTTGCTTTGCCTCCGGTCCTCGTCGTGGAATCCGTACTTCACGGCCATTCGAAAGTGGAACGTTGGGAGGGGACGGATAGCACTGCCGGTCGGACTTTAAGCGAATTATACCGTGTTTCCTTTTCATTGTGACGTCATCGAATTTTTAACTTAACGCCGGTCATTGCTTGTTGCGTATGgtgcatgtacatacataatatatacatacgtatgtaatcTGGAAGCATAGTGCTACCGCATTGCAATCACTGTCATCATGGCAACGTTAATGTTCTCCCTAACGTTTCTGCCGCTTCGACACGCCAGGTCGAAACTATTAGCTTTCCCTAAGTCACGAATCAACTGTTTCTTGATCGGTAAAAAATCGATCGCTTGCTACTCCAGTGAGTAAATTTATATTCACCTTCAACTGTCTGCACCACGTTGAGCTCTACTTATATCTAACcatttaagttttttttttttttttttatagaattatggGGTGTACCTATGCTATTTTCTGTTCATTCTGTTTGATTTCACactccttttttcttctttgtacCTAACAGATCAAGCCTCAACATACGATTTAATCGTTATCGGCGGAGGTTCAGGTGGCTTAGCCGCTGCCAAGGAAGCTGTTGAACTTGGAGCTAACGTTGTAGTGTTGGACTATGTCACTCCTTCACCCCAGGGTACCAAATGGGGTCTTGGTGGAACATGCGTTAATGTTGGTTGTATTCCGAAAAAATTGATGCATCAGGCAGCTTTACTTGGTGAAGCAATTCATGTGAGTATAATTCAGTAGAATTAATAAAtgatagaattttttctgaaattttaccTCCTACACCTGTTGTGTTTTCGAACCTTTTCTTCTCAGATCAattcgtaatttattatttttttatcattgtcTTTAGAAGGCAATGTTGGATACtatgtttattcaactttcatatctgtgtatttttattaattgtaaTTACTCATTCTTTCTTAGGAATCTGTTGCTTATGGATGGCAAGTACCGAATCCAAAAGCTATACAACACGACTGGCAAACCTTGAAGACTGCTGTGCAAAATCATATCAAGTCAGTCAATTGGGTTACTCGTGTTGAACTAAGAAACAGGTAagtcaaagaatttttaagataaaaaaaaaaaatgaaatattgcaTATGTGTTGAATCTTTGTTTGTCAATGGCAAGTCTGTTTACTTGAAGATTATAATTGTTCGCTTAAAGCCCTATTTCCTTTGCACgctaataaaaaatatttgatactaattttcagtatttatatttcagaaaagttgaatatttaaatgCTCAGGGTTATTTCAAAGATGGCACCACAGTTGTCGGAGTTATGAAAAATGGAGAAGAAAAGGTTGTATCTGCCAAGTATATCTTGATCGCCGTCGGTGGTAGGCCGAAATACCCAGATGTACCTGGAGCTAAGGAATACGGTATTACCAGCGatgatattttcagtttaaGTCAGGCACCTGGCAAAACCTTAATCGTTGGTGCTGGATGTATCCTTACATGAATTTTGACTTCTTTCGAATTTGAACAATGATGTGACACATTTATCATCACTGGTTACTTTGAGTTTGCTACCGTGAATCAATATTTATCCTTAGTCAAGACTTACAGATATTGGGTTAGAGTGTGCAGGATTTTTGAATGGACTTGGTTATGATACAACAGTCATGGTGCGTTCTGTTGTACTGAGAGGATTTGACAAACAGATGGCAAATATGGTAGCAGACGAAATGCAAGATCGTGGTGTTCGCTTCATTTATAAGGCTAAGCTCAAGGCTATCGAAAAACAGGATGACGGACGTCTGCTTGTCCATTGGGTGGATCGTGTAAGTGTTGCTAGACAACTTATCGTACATGTGTTTTATGTGTCTCATTCCTCTGCAAGCTTGGATTCAGTGAACATATCAGTTAATGAATCTAGCTAGTAAATTTTACTCGCAATACCGTTTGTCTATTTAAAAGATTCAGTACCTTGTGTTTATTCTTCACATTATTGTTGAAACGTATCGAATCATATCTACCAATACTTCAGGATGGAGGTTTATATCACGATGCTTATGACACTGTACTTTTTGCTATCGGACGCCGATCACTGACCGAAGAACTGAAACCTGAGAATGCCGGTCTCGAACTTGTCCCGGATactggaaaaattaaaactgtcAACGAGCAGACCAACATCTCCAACATTTATGCTGTCGGCGATGTACTCCATGTACGTGAAATCTTGTATACACGATTGCCCAGAGTTGaatacatttaaaaattctgaCAAGATTTGcattgtgaataattttctgaAGGTGTTTTAACCACAGAATACGATTTTATGAGCATATAtaacttttgttttatttgtaaCAGGAAAAGCCAGAACTTACCCCAGTCGCGATTCATGCTGGCCGACTCTTGGCTAAGAGGTTATTCAGTTCCTGTGATGAGAAGATGGAGTACACAAACATTGCAACTACCGTTTTTACCCCCCTCGAATACAGTTGTGTTGGACTAAGCGAAGAGGAAGCCATCCACATACATGGGGAACACTATGTAGACGTCTACCATGCCTACTACAAGCcaacagaattttttataccgcAGAAAAATGTTAGTCATTGTTACTTGAAAGTCGTCACTCTGCGAACTGACAAGGAGGAAGTCCTTGGAATGCACTTTATTGGCCCTAATGCTGGCGAAGTTATTCAAGGCTTTGCTGCAGCTATGAAGTAAGTAATTCACCGTCGAGCTAAATATCAAATTCATTTGAAACTAATATTGGTGATTAAAATTCTATTTGTGCTATAATTTACAGATGCAATTTGACTTACTCATTACTCAAGTCCACTGTCGGGATTCACCCAACAACAGCTGAGGAATTCACAAGAATAAGTATCACAAAGCGATCTGGGATGGATCCGACACCACAGAGTTGCTGCAGTTAGAGCAACATTAGCAAAGATAATTGAACTTCTGATGACTGTTTCCTGTAGGCTCAGCATCATCTAATATTGGCATTTGTTACTCTGCCATGCTGCGATAAGGAAAATAGTTATTAGCAAGATCACAATTGACACGTTTTTCTATCACTCATTTAGATATTACCTTGCATAATGAGTTGTAAGGCTGCGAGCATGTTGTATCTATCATACTCTGTAGCATAATATAAGATTGTATGCACAATGAAAGACATTAACGCCAGtgcataaataaatgaaacgtACTTTCCACAGCAAACTGCTGTTATGCAATACTGTGCATAGCAGAATGATGTCATTTTACGTCATGATTTATTCAGTTAACTttgtcaaatttcaatatcaatGGAATAGGTGCAAGATTCAGGTATAGAGAGAGTTTTGGATCACATTCTTTAAgaatcgttacaattttttttattttcattgttttactTATTAAAAACTGGTGTCTGggacaaaataaattttgaataattattacagtGTGGCatgtaaaataaacaaatgtaaaataaacaatattcaaTAAGTTATACATTTTAAActcaataataattacacgaCCCTAACCTTTAATGCCAGCTCATTGACGGCacttcgttttctttttttttttttgtttcgttgttGCGGCCTGTGTCAGAAATTGACCTGCACGCCAACAAGGCCATTGGTGACAAATTTTGACCTTCTCACCGTGCTTACAGAGCTCgcgttttttttctaattattatttatttaccacCAAATAGTATCAAGTCTCTCTGGACAGCCCATCCAGTATTGGGGAGCCGGAAGAGGGTAGCGATTGTCAGTCTTGATTAGAAGGTTATCGAATTTCCAAAACAATTTGTCCTTGAAGAAGTAAGTCTTGCCTGCCATTATAAAAACATTCATTAGATTGAAAGATTTAAAGTGTTGGTCCATGATGTTTACCACAGTCCTTACCGTCGATCCATGTCATTGCAGCATCGATGTGAGATGGAATTCCACGCCACCTTCTTATGTTGTGAGGATATCCAGGATCCAACATGCGGGATGTTGCATTAAATCTCCAGAATTTCTCACCCCTGGTATTAAGAATGCAAAAAGAATATTACTTTCTTCCTCAGTGTTAAATTCTATTTCTTGTCAAGTCTCGCTTACCTGTACAGGTagacttttttgtttttctcccAAACTTGCACAGCGTCTATCGCATCAACACCTTCATCGATACCATAATCCGTTAGTGGTCTGGGACTGTTTTCAATAAAAGAGTATCCATCATAGACCCAGTATTGTTTCCCTGccacataaaattatttgaaaaatttcagatcgtGAAACATGGTTCTCAAACGGTTCGGAGGAGTAAAATGCTATTTATTGACTTACCACTGAAAAGAATAATGTTAGCATCGTCTTCTCTTTGGTAAGcagcatcaatttttttaacataatCTGGCAGTTGCCAAAATAACTCATGGAACTTGACCGGATAACCATTTTGAATTATCCCTCGCTTGCTCAGTCGCCAAAGATACTAAAAATAGGGAATCCTGTTAAGAAAATCACGTTTTGTATCTGGCCTGCTGCGCAGATAACTAGCTTACCTCTcctttgaaaacaaaaagttcTGTTCTAAAAACTGATATGGCGTCAAAATTGCCATCACAGATATCAGGAATGGTCGATGTAGGATATGTCTCGACTTCGTCGTAATCTTCAGATTGATGCCGGAGATGATCTTCAACTGTTTCGTAATCCCCTATGTACGTCACTTGATAACTCCGTTCTGTTGTAGTTTCCCGAGAGGGTACTTCTGTGACTATGTTTACCTCGGCATCTTTCTCTGTCGTGACGCGCTCCGTGGTAGTGGTAATTGGCTCATTTGCTGCAAAATCATCATCTTCCACATGTTGAGAAACTAAAATTGATACATACAGTTAATTTCTAAATGTACGACAACTGTATCTGGCGGTATGGCGAAGTATGTACGCGCAACATCTGATCGTAAGACTGTCTTTGAAAGAGTGGATTTGCCAACACAACATGCCGATGTATTAGAGATGCATTGCAAAAGtggtaaatatatttcaatccTTACTGTACAGCTGATACAATCCCAAAATATCATCATAGTCGAGCTGCATGTCTGGGTTCGATCCCCTGTAGTAGGCATACATGACAGAGGTAGGTGAAGGCGAGTGAGCGAGGCCCAAACTGTGACCAATTTCATGAACGGCAACACTGTAAAAGTCAGTTCCGTCTTCTGATTCCGTAGGCCTTATTCTCCACTGTTCGTCGTCATCAAAATGAAGATCTCCCGCGTAAGACCCCATCTCGTTGGGGAAGAAGGCATGGGCCAGGACATTTCCAGGACCGTCAAAGGCATACCTTGATCATTCGAACAATAAACATGACGGATTTTCGTTACAAGATCCAAGGTGAAGAAACAAatatgaaagtaaaaaacagTACGTACACCGCAACCGTGTTATTTGTCACACAGATTGTACTTCAATATAAATGTATTAATCTCACCCATCTCCGTGTTCGCCTCTTCCAAACGCCAATATTATATCTGCACTCGGATCGTtgatttgtttaaaattcaaacGCGAATATCCACCCCAAACAGCAAAAGCTCTTGCGATTTCGTCACTGACAGCCTCTTCACTTAACTTCGGACTCCAGTTTGCTATGCTGTAATAAAAAGTGCATTGAATTCATTTATTGGAGGAAGATTAATTACCAACATTTATCATTtaaaattgtcaattattGTGATGAtccattatttttatcgtcgTAATAATTCTTATCTCCAAGGAATTACTATCCGTATATTAAGACTTGGTTCCGGTCAACgtttattttgttaaaaactGTGACTCACTAATAGGTGATGTTTCGTTTTCCCCATCCTTTAGATCCGACGACGTATCGCTTCCTTCGAGTGTTCACTTTTCTATCAACATCAGGAATACCGCATCGTGGTGATTTCATCAACTTGAAACGAAAAGCAATAATTATGTGGCGCAGGTAAATATTGGCAAATATTTAAGAGAGATGAAACAAATTTGCACTTTCTTCTATAAAAAGAGCAGCAATTTCAATACGCCTCGACTGGTttaaacttattgttagaaaaataatttcaaacaatcgACACTCTATTATTGTACTGTATACAATAGTCGTTTGTATTATGATAATGATTACCTGGAGTGTGTTATTATCGAACACTCCCGTTTGAGTTATGTTGCCGAACTTCTGAACAGTCTTTAATGCGTTGACCATCGAATCTTGGCTATACTGTGCTTCCGCTCCAGGCATTCCCTTGGGTAAGTACCCAAAATTCTTCATGAACGTCAGCTGtcgcaaaaaataaatttaatttagtCATTGGCGTTTTTTTACCTCGAATCGAGGAAATGGAACGGTTGTAAACCACCAGAAGATTGCGGTAGAAATGATagtcggataaaaaaaatgtttacagtAAAGCAGAGAAGACgtgtttaaataattatagcTTATACGCTGCGATAAATTAGGCCTGAAACGAAGTGAATCTGGTAATTATTAAAGATTGATTTATCAACTTAAATCAGTATCGCAGAGGAAGTGAACAGTGGAATTCCTTTTTACAGATATCAAGAATTGACGACAAAAAGTGATATCGCCGCAATAAATGGAATAAAGTGAAACTGATAAATTCAGGCTGTATTGATATATTATAGTATCTctctaaaatttttattcattcgtctgcaatcaataaaattaaaggGTTTACCAAAGAATGAAACAATTATTCTACACATTGCGTTTTCTATAGGACCAGAGTGAACGGTATAATTCCGACTTATAcgaatgtattattttttccatgaaACGTACTCATAGTTTTCTGTAATTAACAACGCTTATCGGCAAGAGGGGGCTGATATACCGACGTAAGGCGAGAGTGCAAGCGTTTCAAGTATGTcgtgtatgcatacatacatttacTGTCTATGTACAGAGAATGTCAAAGAACTCTTAACTCGGAGGCGGATAAAACAGTGAGTAAATTTAagtcaatttaaaaaatctttgagCTAGACCGCTTGGCAAATACTGATATTTGCTCCATGCAGTCTAGTTTGAACATACCGCGTATGCTGGAGGCACTGAAAGTGCGTCTGTCGATTTTTCAACAGAAATCGGCGCCCCGCGAATTTCGACGATCGAAAGAATGAAGATGCAGAGCACTTGGATGACGGTATAACGCATCATCACGCTGCCCTCGTGGACACCCACATGAACTTTATCACTGTCTGACATCGTCGATCATTTACTCGATGTTTGTTTCCACtgattgtaaatatatttttacgttcttCTAACAGTAATTAGGGTGCAGGTTTCAAACGAGCCCGGATCGAACGGCAGAGATCGATCGGTTATAAATTAATGTGTAATTTGAGTTTGCGGTaaggaaagtaaaaaaattattgaaaatagaaaagtaaCAATAACAGTAAAAGTGAAAACGTGTGCCACCACTTAAACTTTCTGGCGAGCTTGTTCGAAATTCAGagtttcgttatttattatacatggaGCCGCTTCTATGATATCCAGCCTCGGCGGCCGAGGAACTGCTCTCCGCGGATTGAAAAAGATAACTGAacaatatatatgaataagtATGCGCGAGAAGTAAAATGATCagaatacgtatatatgtacaacgAGTGGTAGGCCGAGATTGTAACTATTCTTTCTACTGCGATGATTCTCGTATTAATATCGAACGATATTGGGACGaactatatatatagtatatatattctCGGGCGGGGGGGTAAACAATCCATTCATAATTGTGTAAAACCGCGTTACACATTTGTATAAAACCACAAGGTAATCCTTACACTTTCTTTAATATGTACTTACACGCTGACCACATGTAAATAGTAATGgggtaaaattaaattaataatacagGATACTGTATCATGCACGGATGGTAATGACGATATCGCAAAATGACTATAATAAATTCCTCGAATCGACGGAAGGAATTGTCTTAAAACCGCGAATACTGGCtaaacaaaacaaatataGGAAAATTGTACTCATGTACGATGCTTTCGACACGTTTGCTCTGCAATGACCCATCATTGATAAACTTCTTTCATACtacatgtaatatatgtatacaatatgcGCCAAACTATCGGAGTAATGgtatatttgatatttgacTTTCGGGCTTATCATGGATCTATCTGCGgtcagtttaaaaaaaaattccgtacGCGCTTTTGATGAGTGATCCATATCTGACGTCTCGTCTACGTAAATAGGGGTTTTATTTGAACGTCACGCCAATGATTCTTCGATTCTAATCATCGTGGGCGAAATGACGTCAGTCAGTTACGAACTTGGTCgaatttgagagaaaaaaaaatgtgtcttAAGCATTTAACAACGAAGCTGCAACGCTATAAGTATGAAATCGGTGTCGTTTGTGCAAAGTTGTTATTTAGTTTCATCTCTGTACGGCCAGTTTAAGCACGTGATATTACAATTACTGCACTCCAgcagttattattttttctagtAATAACGCGTTACCATTCGAATCAATGTatataacaaaaattaaatacgcTTCGAAAACGACAAAGATTTAGGGCAGGAGGAGTCCATTTTTCCTGACGCATCCCTGCACAATACGTACTTCGGAAAATATAATTCCGATATGTGTTTGTTATTGATTTTATGAAGGAAAACTTTGACAGCGTATAAAATTTAGTTAgccgtaaaaaaaatcaaaacatatACCATATATCATAGGTATGTTCTGAAAGCGTAATTTTAGTGTCATTTTTTATGGTTATTATCAGTTAATTGTGAAGCAAAAAGTCGTATGATCGCAGTGAGTAAGTCACCGTGTAAATATAAACAATCAGTGGTGAAAAACCTGAAGCTACAAGTTCAGGGAAATAAGAGGTAAACAGTGTGAACGGAGCTAATGTTACTCAACCCATAATTCACACGCGGAATATAAACCACAATTGCCAGATTATTAGTCATTGCGTGTTTTCTTTTCCGAACCCGTCccaaataaattttccgaCATCGGGAAAAACTAGAAATTAGAAGATGAATAAGCGCGAGGATTCGTCATCGATTTCTTCCAACTCCTGGATTTCCTTCGGAACTCCAGTCGAGGATGAAGAGCATTTGAAAAGTTCTCGCTCACCTCGGCGCAGCTCATCTTCCGAAAATCCAAAACTCACACCCTTTGTAAgtattataagtatatacCAAAGAAATAAGACTAAAGTTCCTACGTATACAATTTATGAgggtgaagttagtaacgcTATTGCGACGACTAAAGTATCAGAAAACCGTTAATATTTAAcaattgtattttgaaaacttgactAGTTTAAAGTCACTATAAACTTGagaaatagtaatttttcgtCACGTTAACCTTACGAACTTCAACCTTGTTAGAATTTGTAATACCTACAATGAATACAAATATGTGTTATACCCTACGGTTTTCATTTACAGAAGCTGCGACACTCTTACGGCATTAATCCACGAGTTCCACTTGTCAACTTAACATCCAAGGACCGAACTCTAATCGCTTATGCCTGCTCGCATGCCACCGCATTGTACGATTACACATCGAGGGATATGCATCTCCTGCAGGGACACGTTAGagaattaatataatattagtACAGCCATAACCGTTTCCAGTATTTGCAAGTGAACCGGACAACCGTGGTTCGTTCGACTTATTATAGTTGTGTGACTATGTAATGCTAGTAAAGCGCATGCAATCAACGTCAGGTTGACCGGACGTTGGTCCTCGTCGTTCGCGTGTCAGGGGTCCGCTTCACCGGATACTCGCGGTATAATGAATCAAACATTTGTTATTacttattatacgtatattaatgTGCGACAGTGTAAGCCCTCACTTCTAGGTTTCCcttggtaattttttatgattccCCGAATCCTCACGGTTTGCAATTAGTCATGTAATAACGGTAGTTTCCGGCGAATCAACGCCAGCAGCTAGAGAACCGAGGCtatattttgtatttcgaTACTAACGAATAACCAACTACGTAATGAGACTTGATTAATGGTATGTCAGCTCAATCTCTTtcatttgatttcttttgtaatatgttcgCCCCTTGACATACCTTAttttggagggtggtttcaccccctgAAAGTGTTTGACGGcacataaaaaaattggtgtcgcttaatttttaatctactctaacatattacaaaagaaatcaaatcggcgAGATCGACCTGcgataccttccttgttagTATATGTAACGGCAGTATTATGGGTGgatcgtatatttttttatgtttataaTTTCAGCAAAATTATGTGTCAATGATATC belongs to Neodiprion lecontei isolate iyNeoLeco1 chromosome 5, iyNeoLeco1.1, whole genome shotgun sequence and includes:
- the LOC107217096 gene encoding matrix metalloproteinase-2, with protein sequence MSDSDKVHVGVHEGSVMMRYTVIQVLCIFILSIVEIRGAPISVEKSTDALSVPPAYALTFMKNFGYLPKGMPGAEAQYSQDSMVNALKTVQKFGNITQTGVFDNNTLQLMKSPRCGIPDVDRKVNTRRKRYVVGSKGWGKRNITYYIANWSPKLSEEAVSDEIARAFAVWGGYSRLNFKQINDPSADIILAFGRGEHGDGYAFDGPGNVLAHAFFPNEMGSYAGDLHFDDDEQWRIRPTESEDGTDFYSVAVHEIGHSLGLAHSPSPTSVMYAYYRGSNPDMQLDYDDILGLYQLYISQHVEDDDFAANEPITTTTERVTTEKDAEVNIVTEVPSRETTTERSYQVTYIGDYETVEDHLRHQSEDYDEVETYPTSTIPDICDGNFDAISVFRTELFVFKGEYLWRLSKRGIIQNGYPVKFHELFWQLPDYVKKIDAAYQREDDANIILFSGKQYWVYDGYSFIENSPRPLTDYGIDEGVDAIDAVQVWEKNKKVYLYRGEKFWRFNATSRMLDPGYPHNIRRWRGIPSHIDAAMTWIDGKTYFFKDKLFWKFDNLLIKTDNRYPLPAPQYWMGCPERLDTIWW
- the LOC107217242 gene encoding thioredoxin reductase 1, mitochondrial isoform X3, with the protein product MAPIDQASTYDLIVIGGGSGGLAAAKEAVELGANVVVLDYVTPSPQGTKWGLGGTCVNVGCIPKKLMHQAALLGEAIHESVAYGWQVPNPKAIQHDWQTLKTAVQNHIKSVNWVTRVELRNRKVEYLNAQGYFKDGTTVVGVMKNGEEKVVSAKYILIAVGGRPKYPDVPGAKEYGITSDDIFSLSQAPGKTLIVGAGYIGLECAGFLNGLGYDTTVMVRSVVLRGFDKQMANMVADEMQDRGVRFIYKAKLKAIEKQDDGRLLVHWVDRDGGLYHDAYDTVLFAIGRRSLTEELKPENAGLELVPDTGKIKTVNEQTNISNIYAVGDVLHEKPELTPVAIHAGRLLAKRLFSSCDEKMEYTNIATTVFTPLEYSCVGLSEEEAIHIHGEHYVDVYHAYYKPTEFFIPQKNVSHCYLKVVTLRTDKEEVLGMHFIGPNAGEVIQGFAAAMKCNLTYSLLKSTVGIHPTTAEEFTRISITKRSGMDPTPQSCCS
- the LOC107217242 gene encoding thioredoxin reductase 2, mitochondrial isoform X1, encoding MSERGKKKRSWGFCHKKPETLDDDSGEENTQATSAGTAFPPPTEVIQVPVLESTEKSNPTPEDQASTYDLIVIGGGSGGLAAAKEAVELGANVVVLDYVTPSPQGTKWGLGGTCVNVGCIPKKLMHQAALLGEAIHESVAYGWQVPNPKAIQHDWQTLKTAVQNHIKSVNWVTRVELRNRKVEYLNAQGYFKDGTTVVGVMKNGEEKVVSAKYILIAVGGRPKYPDVPGAKEYGITSDDIFSLSQAPGKTLIVGAGYIGLECAGFLNGLGYDTTVMVRSVVLRGFDKQMANMVADEMQDRGVRFIYKAKLKAIEKQDDGRLLVHWVDRDGGLYHDAYDTVLFAIGRRSLTEELKPENAGLELVPDTGKIKTVNEQTNISNIYAVGDVLHEKPELTPVAIHAGRLLAKRLFSSCDEKMEYTNIATTVFTPLEYSCVGLSEEEAIHIHGEHYVDVYHAYYKPTEFFIPQKNVSHCYLKVVTLRTDKEEVLGMHFIGPNAGEVIQGFAAAMKCNLTYSLLKSTVGIHPTTAEEFTRISITKRSGMDPTPQSCCS
- the LOC107217242 gene encoding thioredoxin reductase 2, mitochondrial isoform X2 produces the protein MATLMFSLTFLPLRHARSKLLAFPKSRINCFLIGKKSIACYSNQASTYDLIVIGGGSGGLAAAKEAVELGANVVVLDYVTPSPQGTKWGLGGTCVNVGCIPKKLMHQAALLGEAIHESVAYGWQVPNPKAIQHDWQTLKTAVQNHIKSVNWVTRVELRNRKVEYLNAQGYFKDGTTVVGVMKNGEEKVVSAKYILIAVGGRPKYPDVPGAKEYGITSDDIFSLSQAPGKTLIVGAGYIGLECAGFLNGLGYDTTVMVRSVVLRGFDKQMANMVADEMQDRGVRFIYKAKLKAIEKQDDGRLLVHWVDRDGGLYHDAYDTVLFAIGRRSLTEELKPENAGLELVPDTGKIKTVNEQTNISNIYAVGDVLHEKPELTPVAIHAGRLLAKRLFSSCDEKMEYTNIATTVFTPLEYSCVGLSEEEAIHIHGEHYVDVYHAYYKPTEFFIPQKNVSHCYLKVVTLRTDKEEVLGMHFIGPNAGEVIQGFAAAMKCNLTYSLLKSTVGIHPTTAEEFTRISITKRSGMDPTPQSCCS